From Buchnera aphidicola (Periphyllus lyropictus), a single genomic window includes:
- the pmbA gene encoding metalloprotease PmbA: MYEIKEILKQELFLKKVLLKSLSMVNKLVDESFIFIRKNYNKSMTVRNGKIEYIEFNNDIFFSIVVYSNFKKGSASSTDLNINSIKKTIFSAIEISKYTSSDKYSGLPDFDLANYKTVDLDLFHPSYINFKESFELAYSCEKYALDFSEKIVNTEGSCFSSQNSIIAFGNTKGILETYKSSQYFLSTCVIAQDKNSNKKERDEYYSISRKLDCLSSPKYIGRKCSRKTLMKLNPVKIISKIYSIILTSDVSFSIFRSLSKAISGYEVYKNSTFLRNSLNKLIFPNWLSIYEDPHIKRGIGSLPFDNEGTLTLPRFIVKDGVLKTWLLDSYSSRKLNLKNTGHSGGIYNWKLIQKYNISFHSLLKKMNTGLVITDFMGDGINIVNGDYSRGASGYFIKNGIFKYAVSEITLSGNLFEIYKNISAISNDYDIRQNIQCGSILISNMIVSGV; encoded by the coding sequence ATGTATGAGATAAAAGAAATACTTAAACAAGAACTTTTTTTAAAAAAAGTTCTTTTAAAATCTTTATCTATGGTAAATAAATTAGTAGATGAATCTTTTATTTTTATTAGAAAAAATTATAATAAAAGTATGACTGTAAGAAACGGAAAAATTGAATATATAGAATTTAATAATGATATTTTTTTTTCTATAGTTGTATATTCTAATTTTAAAAAAGGTTCTGCTTCATCTACGGATTTAAATATTAATTCTATTAAAAAAACTATTTTTTCAGCTATAGAAATTTCTAAATATACTTCTTCAGATAAATATTCTGGTTTACCTGATTTTGATCTTGCTAATTATAAAACTGTTGACTTAGATCTTTTTCATCCTTCTTATATAAATTTTAAAGAGAGTTTTGAATTAGCATATAGTTGTGAAAAATATGCTTTAGATTTTAGTGAGAAAATTGTTAATACTGAAGGTAGTTGTTTTTCTAGTCAAAATAGTATTATTGCTTTTGGAAATACAAAAGGAATTTTAGAAACGTATAAATCTAGTCAATATTTTTTATCAACTTGTGTTATTGCTCAAGATAAAAATTCAAATAAAAAGGAAAGAGATGAATATTATTCTATTTCAAGAAAATTAGATTGTTTAAGTTCTCCTAAATATATAGGAAGGAAGTGTTCTAGAAAAACTTTAATGAAATTAAATCCAGTAAAAATTATAAGTAAAATTTATTCTATAATTTTAACTTCAGACGTTTCTTTTAGTATTTTTCGTTCTTTATCAAAAGCTATTTCTGGTTATGAAGTATATAAAAATTCTACTTTTTTAAGAAATAGTTTAAATAAATTAATTTTTCCAAATTGGTTAAGTATTTATGAAGATCCTCATATCAAAAGAGGAATAGGTTCATTACCTTTTGATAATGAAGGAACTTTAACTCTTCCTCGTTTTATTGTTAAAGATGGAGTTTTAAAAACTTGGTTGTTAGACTCTTATTCTTCTAGAAAATTAAATTTAAAAAATACAGGTCATTCTGGAGGTATTTATAATTGGAAATTAATACAAAAATATAATATTTCTTTTCATAGTTTACTAAAAAAAATGAATACTGGTTTAGTAATAACAGATTTTATGGGAGATGGAATAAATATTGTTAATGGAGATTATTCTAGAGGAGCTTCTGGATATTTTATAAAAAATGGAATTTTTAAATACGCTGTAAGCGAAATTACTCTTTCTGGTAATTTATTTGAAATTTATAAAAATATTTCTGCAATTAGTAATGATTATGATATTAGACAAAATATACAATGCGGTTCTATTCTTATTTCAAATATGATCGTTTCTGGAGTTTAA
- the ppa gene encoding inorganic diphosphatase encodes MNLKKIKPGKNVPNDVYVIIEIQAHSKPIKYEINKKNKLLMVDRIIPTSMFYPCNYGFINKTLSLDGDPLDALVITPYPLIPYSIIQCKPIGMLNMKDESGIDYKIICVPTKKICKEYKLVNDIQDLPKNILKNISHFFKYYKKLEKKKWTEILKWKNSNESKKEIIKSIKRYKKKKK; translated from the coding sequence ATGAATTTAAAAAAAATAAAACCAGGAAAAAATGTTCCTAACGACGTATACGTAATAATAGAAATTCAAGCTCATTCTAAACCTATTAAATACGAAATAAATAAAAAAAATAAATTACTTATGGTAGATAGAATAATTCCAACTTCTATGTTTTATCCATGTAATTATGGATTTATTAATAAAACTTTATCTTTAGATGGAGATCCATTAGATGCATTAGTAATAACACCTTATCCATTAATTCCTTATTCTATTATTCAATGTAAACCAATAGGAATGTTAAATATGAAAGATGAATCTGGTATAGATTATAAAATCATATGTGTTCCAACAAAAAAAATTTGTAAGGAATATAAATTAGTTAATGATATTCAAGATTTACCTAAAAATATATTAAAAAATATTTCACATTTCTTTAAATATTATAAAAAATTAGAAAAAAAAAAATGGACTGAAATATTAAAATGGAAAAATTCTAATGAATCTAAAAAAGAAATAATAAAATCAATTAAAAGATATAAAAAAAAAAAAAAATAA
- the rpmB gene encoding 50S ribosomal protein L28, translating into MSRKCKITGKKTIFGNNRSHALNATKRKFKINLKTHKFWIKKEKKFIKLKLSTKGIRLINKKGIENVLKNIK; encoded by the coding sequence ATGTCTAGAAAATGTAAAATTACTGGAAAAAAAACAATTTTTGGAAATAATAGATCTCATGCTTTAAATGCAACAAAAAGAAAATTTAAAATAAATTTAAAAACCCATAAATTTTGGATAAAAAAAGAAAAAAAATTTATAAAATTAAAACTTTCAACTAAAGGAATAAGATTAATTAATAAAAAAGGAATTGAAAACGTATTAAAAAATATAAAATAA
- the rpmG gene encoding 50S ribosomal protein L33 yields MAKNLRIKIKLISSLKTGHYYTTTKNKSDKNKKLELKKYDPIARKKAIYKEYKIR; encoded by the coding sequence ATGGCAAAAAATTTAAGAATAAAAATAAAATTAATATCTTCTTTAAAAACTGGACATTATTACACTACAACAAAAAATAAAAGCGATAAAAATAAAAAATTAGAATTAAAAAAATATGATCCTATAGCAAGAAAAAAAGCAATATATAAAGAATATAAAATTAGATAA
- a CDS encoding flagellar biosynthetic protein FliR encodes MNIISQNINFYILIFFFIFLRIYFILFTIPIFNSNYFNLQLRIVLSFFFCFIVINFYSVDFFSLNLLNFLKIIFEQIFIGIIIGFSINLIFSISNIAGEIFGSQTGLSFSNFFDMNTSSNFPIVSRFLNFLIFYLFLSIDGHLWIIHTIVQSFNYIPINIKFFDFRVLFLISSYFSFVFISGIHIILPIIVILLSLNLALCFLNKFFPQLSIFSIGFSIITFAGMISFYFLTFFIISYLDTYFYKNYSSLLKIFYKIEN; translated from the coding sequence ATGAATATTATTTCTCAAAATATAAATTTTTACATATTAATTTTTTTTTTTATTTTTTTAAGAATTTATTTTATTTTATTTACTATACCAATATTTAATAGTAATTATTTTAATTTACAATTAAGAATTGTATTATCTTTTTTTTTTTGTTTTATTGTAATTAATTTTTATTCAGTAGATTTTTTTTCCTTAAATCTTTTAAATTTTTTAAAGATAATTTTTGAACAAATATTTATAGGAATAATAATTGGTTTTTCTATTAATTTAATATTTTCTATTTCAAATATAGCTGGAGAAATTTTTGGATCACAAACTGGTCTTTCATTTTCTAATTTCTTTGATATGAATACTTCTTCAAATTTTCCAATTGTATCTCGTTTTTTAAATTTTTTAATATTTTATTTATTTTTATCAATAGATGGTCATTTATGGATTATTCATACTATTGTTCAGAGTTTTAATTATATTCCTATAAATATAAAGTTTTTTGATTTTAGAGTTCTTTTTTTAATTTCGTCTTATTTTAGTTTTGTTTTTATTAGTGGAATACATATTATTTTACCTATTATTGTTATTTTATTATCATTAAATTTAGCTTTATGTTTTTTAAATAAATTTTTTCCTCAATTATCTATATTTTCTATTGGTTTTTCTATAATAACTTTTGCTGGAATGATTTCTTTTTATTTTTTAACTTTTTTTATTATTTCTTATTTAGATACATATTTTTATAAAAATTATTCATCATTATTAAAAATTTTTTATAAAATTGAAAATTAA
- the fliQ gene encoding flagellar biosynthesis protein FliQ: MNINFLQKIFFDASKTLLMLSSPILLSVLLSGLVISIFQAATQINEQTLSFIPKVISVLFVLFFLGPWMLRIIINYIDNLFNNMPLIIGS; encoded by the coding sequence ATGAATATAAATTTTTTACAAAAGATTTTTTTTGATGCTAGTAAAACATTATTAATGTTATCATCTCCAATTTTGTTATCTGTTTTATTAAGTGGATTAGTTATTAGTATATTTCAAGCAGCTACTCAAATTAATGAACAAACTTTGTCATTTATACCAAAAGTAATTTCTGTTCTTTTTGTCTTGTTTTTTTTAGGTCCTTGGATGTTACGTATTATTATTAATTATATTGATAATTTATTTAATAATATGCCTTTAATTATAGGTTCATAA
- the fliP gene encoding flagellar type III secretion system pore protein FliP (The bacterial flagellar biogenesis protein FliP forms a type III secretion system (T3SS)-type pore required for flagellar assembly.) has protein sequence MFFLTFFSINAEAKNIFNFDDLFHKNINSLEFSSAFQIFIFLSFLTFIPIIILMMTCFTRIIIVFGLLRNAMGTPYVPPNQILLGLSLFLTFFIMEPYLNKIYNNAYVPFDENKINFKTAINKTLNPLKEFMFNQTKRKDLLVFSKLAHLNFSYKKEDISFRVLIPAFMTSELKTAFKIGFSIFIPFLIIDLLVSSILMSLGMMMVPPSTVSLPLKLIIFVLSDGWKLLITSLSRSFH, from the coding sequence ATGTTTTTTTTAACATTTTTTTCTATAAATGCTGAAGCAAAAAATATATTTAATTTTGATGATCTTTTTCATAAAAATATTAATTCTTTAGAATTTTCTTCAGCTTTTCAAATTTTTATTTTTTTATCTTTTTTGACATTTATACCTATTATAATTTTAATGATGACGTGTTTTACTCGTATTATTATAGTGTTTGGTTTGTTAAGGAACGCAATGGGTACACCTTATGTACCTCCAAATCAAATTTTGCTTGGTTTATCTTTATTTTTAACTTTTTTTATTATGGAACCATATTTAAATAAAATTTATAATAATGCTTATGTTCCTTTTGACGAAAATAAAATAAATTTTAAAACAGCAATAAATAAAACTTTAAATCCATTAAAAGAGTTTATGTTTAATCAAACGAAAAGAAAAGATTTATTAGTTTTTTCAAAATTAGCTCATTTAAATTTTTCATATAAAAAAGAAGATATATCTTTTCGTGTATTAATTCCTGCTTTTATGACAAGTGAATTAAAAACTGCTTTTAAAATTGGATTTTCAATTTTTATTCCATTTCTAATTATCGATTTATTAGTTTCAAGTATTTTAATGTCTTTAGGAATGATGATGGTACCTCCATCAACTGTTTCACTTCCTTTAAAATTAATTATTTTTGTTTTATCAGATGGTTGGAAATTGTTAATTACTTCTTTATCTCGTAGTTTTCATTAA
- a CDS encoding flagellar biosynthetic protein FliO: MNNYFLSIYNYFSLNNIKNNNFFYIFFILLLIFIIIKIFFLYNKKNSSDLKIKSIIFVDSNTKIIILNVNKVKLVLGITSEKIVKLHTFTTKKKKNLNNKKNKIKYSIK; this comes from the coding sequence ATGAACAATTATTTTTTATCTATATATAATTATTTTTCATTAAATAATATAAAAAATAATAATTTTTTTTATATATTTTTTATACTATTATTAATTTTTATAATAATTAAAATTTTTTTTTTATATAATAAAAAAAATTCTTCTGATTTAAAAATTAAATCAATTATTTTTGTTGATTCAAATACTAAAATAATTATTTTAAATGTTAATAAAGTAAAATTAGTACTTGGAATTACTTCAGAAAAAATAGTAAAATTACATACATTTACTACTAAAAAAAAAAAAAATTTAAATAATAAAAAAAATAAAATTAAATATTCAATAAAATAA
- a CDS encoding FliM/FliN family flagellar motor switch protein produces MKKINFFKKENKNIKYNLLKKINKNFSYTLEKFFFKKMNFLIKVKNLDIFCCKFSFLKKYFNQSISYITVKFFPTSDYFYFIIPNVFIFEIIENVFGGNNLFINKKNDINNNFFLNKFVLKDFFSKFIKLYLLSWSKVCLLEINIIHDLQFSFFSNYLVSNMSNSYIISSFFFKFKNIFNKFYILIPYNLKNKINILLYKKNKTNIINIIKKIKYTIIVKSRECNCTLKNILNIKKNNVIPINNPKKIVVYINNIPLINGNYKILDNKSIILFKKKISKKIFFKKIIGLLLMHNKINKNKNILKKTDVNIKDINYFDKTLDKKNLKIDVPKINVKDDFLFKDIDIISKIPIKITIELSSLKIKIEDLLKIKKNSTIILNNFSGKLLNVFINNFLIAKGEIVFYKKKYGIRIIKVINSKK; encoded by the coding sequence ATGAAAAAAATAAATTTTTTTAAAAAAGAGAATAAAAATATAAAATATAATTTATTAAAAAAAATTAATAAAAATTTTTCTTATACTTTAGAAAAATTTTTTTTTAAAAAAATGAATTTTTTAATTAAAGTAAAAAATTTAGATATATTTTGTTGTAAATTTTCTTTTTTAAAAAAATATTTTAATCAATCTATTAGTTATATTACAGTAAAATTTTTTCCTACTTCTGATTACTTTTATTTTATTATTCCAAATGTTTTTATTTTTGAAATAATAGAAAATGTTTTTGGGGGAAATAATTTATTTATAAATAAAAAAAATGATATAAACAATAATTTTTTTTTAAATAAATTTGTATTAAAAGATTTTTTTAGTAAATTTATTAAATTATATTTACTTTCATGGAGTAAAGTTTGTTTATTAGAAATAAATATAATTCATGATCTTCAATTTTCTTTTTTTTCTAATTACTTAGTTTCAAATATGAGTAATTCATATATTATTTCTAGTTTTTTTTTTAAATTTAAAAATATTTTTAATAAATTTTATATTTTAATTCCTTATAATTTGAAAAATAAAATAAATATATTATTATATAAAAAAAATAAAACAAATATAATAAATATTATAAAAAAAATAAAATATACTATTATTGTTAAATCAAGAGAATGTAATTGTACATTAAAAAATATTTTAAATATAAAAAAAAATAATGTAATTCCTATAAATAATCCAAAAAAAATAGTTGTTTATATTAATAATATACCTTTAATTAATGGAAATTATAAAATTCTTGATAATAAATCAATAATATTGTTTAAAAAAAAAATTTCAAAAAAAATTTTTTTTAAAAAAATTATAGGATTATTATTAATGCATAACAAAATTAATAAAAATAAAAATATTTTAAAAAAAACTGATGTTAATATTAAAGATATTAATTATTTTGATAAAACATTAGATAAAAAAAATTTAAAAATAGATGTTCCTAAAATAAATGTTAAAGATGATTTTTTATTTAAAGATATAGATATAATTTCAAAAATTCCAATAAAAATTACTATTGAATTAAGTTCTTTAAAAATAAAAATAGAAGATTTATTAAAAATTAAAAAAAATTCTACTATTATTTTAAATAATTTTTCTGGAAAATTATTAAATGTTTTTATTAATAATTTTTTGATTGCTAAAGGAGAAATAGTATTTTATAAAAAAAAATATGGAATTAGAATAATAAAAGTTATTAATTCTAAAAAATAA
- a CDS encoding FliI/YscN family ATPase codes for MNKKINNWLKNINNIYKNLKKFPKIIHHGILVKVTGLLLEVQGLVLPIGSICYIERYVDNDILEAQGEVINFKKNKLFVIVFCDNYGFYPGARVYSKNKGYKNNFNCLYKIPLGKSLLGRVLNGLGQPLDGRLLKSSIKYYNLISKNFINPMNRFPISDVFDVGIRSINALLTIGVGQRIGIFSQAGLGKSFLLGMIAKYSKVDIVVIGLIGERGREIKEFIENILGKKGLLRAIVIASPSNSSALLKIKGAEYATRVAEYFRDLNFKVLLIIDSLTRYILSQREVSLSCGEFPSLNGYPTSVFSKISNLLERSGNGKSKNSGSITAFYTILTDINENLDFISNFVKSILDGHIILSKNYFNEGIFPAIDISSSMSRVMSNIVTPFHYKLSILFKKYLFSLKKNKDLLSVGVYVRGNNLILDKSLKIQNYLKKFLKQDININYDFKKSIQHLKKIF; via the coding sequence ATGAATAAAAAAATAAATAATTGGTTAAAAAATATTAATAATATTTATAAAAATTTAAAAAAATTTCCAAAAATTATTCATCATGGAATATTAGTTAAAGTTACTGGTTTATTATTAGAAGTTCAAGGTTTAGTTTTACCTATAGGATCAATATGTTATATTGAACGTTATGTTGATAATGATATTTTAGAAGCTCAAGGTGAGGTAATTAATTTTAAAAAAAATAAATTATTTGTAATAGTTTTTTGTGATAATTATGGATTTTATCCAGGAGCAAGAGTTTATTCTAAAAATAAGGGATATAAAAATAATTTTAATTGTTTATATAAAATTCCTCTTGGAAAATCATTATTAGGAAGAGTATTAAATGGATTAGGGCAACCTTTAGATGGAAGATTACTTAAATCTTCTATAAAATATTATAATTTAATTTCTAAAAATTTTATTAATCCTATGAATAGATTTCCTATTTCAGATGTTTTTGATGTAGGAATTCGATCTATAAATGCTTTACTTACTATTGGGGTTGGTCAAAGAATAGGAATTTTTTCTCAAGCTGGTTTAGGAAAAAGTTTTTTATTAGGAATGATTGCTAAATATAGTAAAGTAGATATTGTGGTAATTGGATTAATTGGAGAACGAGGAAGAGAAATAAAAGAATTTATAGAAAATATTCTAGGAAAAAAAGGTTTATTAAGAGCAATAGTAATAGCTTCACCTTCTAATTCTTCAGCTTTATTAAAAATAAAAGGTGCAGAATATGCAACTAGAGTTGCTGAATATTTTAGAGATTTAAATTTTAAAGTTTTATTAATAATTGATTCATTAACTCGATATATTTTATCTCAAAGAGAAGTTAGTTTGTCATGTGGAGAATTTCCTTCATTAAATGGTTATCCAACTTCTGTTTTTTCTAAAATTTCTAATTTATTAGAACGTTCAGGTAATGGAAAAAGTAAAAATAGTGGTTCAATTACAGCTTTTTACACTATTTTAACAGATATAAATGAAAATTTAGATTTTATTTCTAATTTTGTGAAATCTATTTTAGATGGTCATATTATTTTATCTAAAAATTATTTTAATGAAGGTATTTTTCCTGCAATTGATATTTCTTCTTCTATGAGTCGAGTTATGTCTAATATAGTTACTCCTTTTCATTATAAATTAAGTATTCTTTTTAAGAAATATTTATTTTCTTTAAAGAAAAATAAAGATTTATTAAGTGTTGGAGTATATGTTCGAGGAAATAATTTAATTTTAGATAAATCTTTAAAAATTCAAAATTATTTAAAAAAATTTTTAAAACAGGATATTAATATTAATTATGATTTTAAAAAATCTATTCAACATTTAAAAAAAATATTTTAA
- a CDS encoding FliH/SctL family protein gives MSDSDFKKKWKLWNPKKLLKDQDKLKIKNSDLNLNKNLFYNLKKNKYKNKFLKKNKYFKKNKELLEKSFKKKKIQKKFLKYLKIKKKNQYILRKILSEFKLSLDLLDSNISKKIACISLKIAARIIKSQPVIKKSILLFNVKKILRDNFDGLRKIKLFIHKEDKKLISKTFKKILLQYNCKIIIDNSVLPGGCRISFNKSFFNANIPFSWNEMCKLLFLEDYL, from the coding sequence ATGTCTGATTCTGATTTTAAAAAAAAATGGAAATTATGGAATCCTAAAAAATTGTTAAAGGATCAAGACAAATTAAAAATAAAAAATTCAGATTTAAATTTAAATAAAAATTTATTTTATAATTTAAAAAAAAATAAATATAAAAATAAGTTTTTAAAAAAAAATAAATATTTTAAAAAAAATAAAGAATTGTTAGAAAAATCATTTAAAAAAAAAAAAATTCAAAAAAAATTTTTAAAATATTTAAAAATTAAAAAAAAAAATCAATATATATTAAGAAAAATTTTGTCTGAATTTAAATTATCTTTAGATTTATTAGATTCTAATATATCTAAAAAAATTGCATGTATTTCTTTAAAAATTGCAGCTCGTATTATTAAAAGTCAACCAGTTATTAAGAAATCTATATTATTATTTAATGTTAAGAAAATTTTAAGAGATAATTTTGATGGATTAAGAAAAATAAAATTATTTATACATAAAGAAGATAAAAAATTAATATCTAAAACTTTTAAAAAAATTTTATTACAATATAATTGTAAAATTATAATTGATAATTCAGTTCTTCCTGGAGGATGTAGAATTTCTTTTAATAAAAGTTTTTTTAATGCTAATATTCCTTTTTCTTGGAACGAAATGTGTAAATTACTTTTTTTAGAGGATTATTTATGA
- a CDS encoding FliG C-terminal domain-containing protein, producing the protein MISKNGLRKSIILLMSMSENEVLLILKHLTTYEIKEIINFMIINEKIFVSDTKNVLNEYNKIYKKYLDNNFLKKDHLTSLLINSFGEKNKKEFLNYSKNIKINKKIIQTFNLINPNKIGFLIKNEHPQIISMILICLNYSQSSKILLTFDKDMRNEIIYRISNYNGIELFGLVKFNKIMKDILKKFNNIILKKSGYKISAKILNYLDIKEKNSLLKNIFNKNKNLACKIIKNMFSLNDILDLSDQDIKIFLKNINLKKLSISLIQSNNLLKEKIFQNISKKNAKKILYYLNDNIQYSIEDINSSRKYVLKFLIKIFKKKFSLVKKLGNLNV; encoded by the coding sequence ATGATTAGTAAAAATGGTTTAAGAAAAAGTATAATATTATTAATGTCAATGAGTGAAAATGAAGTTTTATTGATTTTAAAACATTTAACAACTTATGAAATTAAAGAAATTATTAATTTTATGATAATAAATGAAAAAATTTTCGTTTCAGATACAAAAAATGTCTTAAATGAATATAATAAAATTTATAAAAAATATTTAGATAATAATTTTTTAAAAAAAGATCATTTAACTTCATTATTAATAAATTCTTTTGGAGAAAAAAATAAAAAAGAATTTTTAAATTATTCTAAAAATATAAAAATTAATAAAAAAATTATTCAAACTTTTAATTTAATAAATCCTAATAAAATAGGATTTTTAATTAAAAATGAACATCCTCAAATTATTTCTATGATTTTAATTTGTTTAAATTATTCTCAATCTTCAAAAATATTATTAACTTTTGATAAAGATATGAGAAATGAAATAATTTATAGAATTTCAAATTATAATGGTATTGAATTATTTGGATTAGTTAAATTTAATAAAATAATGAAAGATATTTTAAAAAAATTTAATAATATAATATTAAAAAAATCTGGATATAAAATTTCTGCAAAAATTTTAAACTATTTAGATATAAAAGAAAAAAATTCTTTATTAAAAAATATTTTTAATAAAAATAAAAATTTAGCTTGTAAAATTATAAAAAATATGTTTTCTTTAAACGATATTTTAGATTTAAGTGATCAAGATATAAAAATTTTTTTAAAAAATATAAATTTAAAAAAATTATCAATTTCTTTAATTCAATCAAATAATTTATTAAAAGAAAAAATTTTTCAAAATATTTCTAAAAAAAATGCAAAAAAAATTTTATATTATTTAAACGATAATATTCAATATTCAATAGAAGACATTAATTCATCTAGAAAATATGTTTTAAAATTTTTAATTAAAATTTTTAAGAAAAAATTTTCTTTAGTAAAAAAATTAGGAAATTTAAATGTCTGA
- the fliF gene encoding flagellar basal-body MS-ring/collar protein FliF: MKIPIIENLDLNEKNIFEKIFFYLKKNIKTVFFILFFGLIIVTFLSSRIQSSNYQIIYKNLSFSDSKVIIRKLINLNIPYKYSLNSGSLLIPEDKINEFQNHILNFKSKNDLPGFELLDKERFGISDFNEQINYQRALEGELSRTIEKLNFVQSARVHIAIPKTSFFFDEDNFSSASVFLNINTYNKKQDFDISNSIIELLSNSISNLPKKNISIINQFGELLSNPKNYSYQCIDDKNLNYINLIENKYQKKIESLLFPIFGKNNVLARVTAQIDFNINEKINESYCSNFNKQINDIFLNKNIENNNILNLHQNGNKKYVTSIVNFFPTKTFNLNKKNKINRFESINLNLDDKKLKNFNFKISNISKNFNEKDHENSRKIFSFGKIKTLSVSILINDKKNAKGEYVPLNSKELQNIKELVKGVIGFSLYKGDSINIVNYRFCNSESSLLKYSPIHKKESFNKMFILVPWFILFFFGILLFTSFYSFKRLTKKIQNSNFIFMKYAKKYFTNINLIENKLEEKYIKENKETIYKNKKFKEKVPDFFKNDPEISAMIIRKWINKNND, encoded by the coding sequence ATGAAAATTCCTATTATAGAGAATTTAGATCTAAATGAAAAAAATATTTTTGAAAAAATATTTTTTTATTTAAAAAAAAATATAAAAACAGTTTTTTTTATTTTATTTTTTGGATTAATTATTGTTACTTTTTTATCTTCTAGAATTCAAAGTTCTAATTATCAAATTATTTATAAAAATTTATCTTTTTCAGATAGTAAAGTTATTATTAGAAAATTAATAAATTTAAATATTCCATATAAATATTCTTTAAATTCAGGTTCTTTATTAATTCCTGAAGATAAGATTAATGAATTTCAAAATCATATTTTAAATTTTAAATCAAAAAATGATCTTCCTGGTTTTGAATTATTAGATAAAGAAAGGTTTGGAATTAGTGATTTTAATGAACAAATAAATTATCAAAGAGCTTTAGAAGGAGAATTATCAAGAACAATAGAAAAATTAAATTTTGTTCAAAGCGCAAGAGTACATATTGCTATTCCAAAAACTTCTTTTTTTTTTGATGAAGATAATTTTTCTTCAGCTTCGGTGTTTTTAAATATAAATACATATAATAAAAAACAAGATTTTGATATTTCTAATTCAATTATTGAGCTTTTATCTAATAGTATATCAAATTTACCAAAAAAAAATATTTCTATTATTAATCAATTTGGAGAATTATTAAGTAATCCTAAGAATTATTCTTATCAATGTATTGATGATAAAAATTTAAATTATATTAATTTAATTGAGAATAAATATCAAAAAAAAATAGAAAGTTTATTATTTCCAATATTTGGAAAAAATAATGTATTAGCTAGAGTAACTGCTCAAATTGATTTTAATATAAATGAAAAAATAAATGAATCTTATTGTTCTAATTTTAATAAACAAATAAATGATATTTTTTTAAATAAAAATATTGAAAATAATAATATTTTAAATTTACATCAAAATGGAAACAAAAAATATGTTACTTCTATTGTTAATTTTTTTCCTACTAAAACATTCAATTTAAATAAAAAAAATAAAATTAATCGTTTTGAATCTATTAATCTAAATTTAGATGATAAAAAACTTAAAAATTTTAATTTTAAAATTAGTAATATTTCAAAAAATTTTAATGAAAAAGATCATGAAAATTCAAGAAAAATTTTTAGTTTTGGAAAAATTAAAACTTTATCAGTTTCTATACTTATAAATGATAAAAAAAATGCTAAAGGAGAATATGTTCCTTTAAATTCTAAAGAATTACAAAATATTAAAGAATTAGTTAAAGGAGTTATAGGATTTTCTTTATATAAAGGAGATTCTATAAATATTGTTAATTATAGATTTTGTAATTCAGAATCTTCTTTACTTAAATATTCTCCTATTCATAAAAAAGAAAGTTTCAATAAAATGTTTATTTTAGTTCCTTGGTTTATTTTATTTTTTTTTGGAATATTACTGTTTACTTCTTTTTATTCTTTTAAACGTTTAACAAAAAAAATTCAAAACAGTAATTTTATTTTTATGAAATATGCTAAAAAATATTTTACAAATATAAATTTAATTGAGAATAAATTAGAAGAAAAATATATAAAAGAAAACAAAGAAACTATTTATAAAAATAAAAAATTTAAAGAAAAAGTTCCTGATTTTTTTAAAAATGATCCAGAAATATCAGCTATGATTATTAGAAAATGGATTAATAAAAATAATGATTAG